From the genome of Macrobrachium nipponense isolate FS-2020 chromosome 43, ASM1510439v2, whole genome shotgun sequence, one region includes:
- the LOC135213971 gene encoding mucin-2-like isoform X2, whose amino-acid sequence MENEGLRTENVDLQLENVDLRMENVDLRIENVDLRMENVDIQMEHDELRQHFRKEGRLNCDLVEQKNFGGHDQPAQIEKVLVSDKIPVVGNICEGGSVSDRPPGMSIGIPRANPQDSTTSNDELKGQKPRYSEIQKARQINNTLLALTENSRDESNSILNDSRPLLKDTEHESQRPPPPPSPPEEEEEPKDVKEKERVSRETQLERIRMREKDRIEKMKGKRGGLKGRKIKSVPFLNDSERAEELIVKYHEITEELSKITRQSEMWPILRAALKIRRKLYRKKLDALIFDHYSLVSLLPAASEGISEPETEEEVNEEERQFRLEEIREKERKRIDKAKKKRDDLMAKGKLKPALTEREKADLFHGKYDEISRERSRIAKWKDIWPGCPPLMIRQALCDRKLDRLILDYYSYLRPPSMSEERRSSASGPGHSGTEEEGEIVPDSTEGAAATEEESEEHRRLREEEEMQKEELDRKVRDFALEMIREKEKRRIEKMGKKKARLEAKGKLRRPPLGNERKAEICREKYDQINRQLSRIAWWKFHWPCTMPALLVWKKVYDKKLDELIIDHYSYLAPFLTAEIGSTAQVSDLRSNTPESAGKAEEDVVAKEEKQHNREEKRHDTEEKQRDAEGKKRDEEEKQHDRELQTRLEEIRQEEKWRIQKMKRKRDDYIGKGKLKRPDRSDTEMAEQFLEKYGELRSRISSMAMWEEAWPCCILSLTFRQLKYHRKLNKLILEYFIYLRSPATDSRELYSSGTGSHEMQIGDEKEFPSTDIWEGGGRATSESSKTPTEVSQKQHMSDSMIKTPTEVLQKEQVSDSTSKTPTEVSQKEQVSDLKSKTPTEVSQKETVSDSTSKTPTEVSLKEQVSDSTSKTPSGVSQKEHVLDSTSKTPTEVSQKEQVSDLKSKTPTEVSQKEQVLDSTSKTPTEVSQKQHMSDSMIKTPTEVLQKEQVSDSTSKTPTEVSLKEQVSDSTSKTPTGVSLKEQVSDSTSKTPTGVSLKEQVSDSTSKTPTEVSLKEQVSDSTSKTPTEVSLKEQVSDSTSKTPTGVSQKEQVSDSMSKTPTGVSQKEQVLDSTSKTPTEVSQKEQVLDSTSKTPTEVSQKQHMSDSMIKTPTEVLQKEQVSDSTSKTPTEVSQKEQVSDSMSKTPTGVSQKEQVLDSTSKTPTEVSQKEQVLDSTSKTPTEVSQKQHMSDSTSKTPTEVSLKEQVSDSTSKTPTEVLLKEQVSDSTSKTPTEVSQKEQVLDSTSKTPTEVSQKEQVLDLKSKTPTEVSQKEQVLDSTSKTPTEVSQKEQVSDSTSKTPTEVSQKEQVSDSTSKTPTEVSQKEQVSDSTSKTPTEVSQKEQVSDLKSKTPTEVSQKEQVLDSTSKTPTEVSQKEQVSDSTSKTPTEVLQKEQVDLKSKTPTEVSQKEQVLDSTSKTPTEVSQKQHMSDFMIKTPTEVLQKEQVSDSTSKTPTEVSLKEQVSDSTSKTPTEVSLKEQVSDSTSKTPTEVPLKEQVSDLKSKTPTEVSQKEQVLDSTSKTPTEVSQKQQMSVTMSKTPTEVLQKEQMSNSTIKTPPEVLHKEQESSATSKTTTEVLQKQQMSESTSKTPMEMSQKQQVLESTSEAPMEVSQKQQVSNSSNKTPLEVLQKQQVSDSTSESNRSVADTTDVGLYDQNSNGSIAETTVVRLDERNSNENVTETTEFEAERQN is encoded by the exons ATGGAAAATGAAGGCCTACGAACGGAAAATGTGGACCTACAATTGGAAAATGTGGACCTACGAATGGAAAATGTCGACCTGCGAATTGAAAATGTCGACCTACGAATGGAAAATGTGGACATACAAATGGAACACGATGAACTTCGACAACACTTTCGGAAGGAAGGACGACTAAACTGTGATTTGGTGGAGCAGAAGAACTTTGGAGGGCACGACCAACCTGCGCAGATAGAAAAGGTTCTGGTCTCTGACAAAATTCCTGTTGTGGGAAATATCTGTGAGGGAGGGAGCGTGAGTGATCGACCACCAGGAATGTCGATCGGGATCCCTCGTGCTAATCCGCAGGATTCGACGACGTCGAATGATGAATTGAAAGGGCAGAAGCCCAGGTACTCTGAAATTCAGAAGGCGAGACAAATTAACAATACTCTGTTGGCACTGACCGAAAATAGTAGAGATGAAAGCAACAGCATCTTGAACGATTCAAGGCCACTTTTGAAAGACACAGAACACGAGTCTCAgaggccaccaccaccaccatcacctcctgaagaagaagaagagccgaAGGACGTCAAGGAAAAGGAACGAGTTTCCCGAGAGACTCAGCTGGAAAGAATAAGAATGCGAGAAAAGGACAGGATTGAGAAGATGAAGGGAAAGAGAGGCGGTTTGAAAGGGAGAAAGATAAAAAGTGTGCCTTTCTTAAACGACAGTGAAAGGGCGGAGGAACTCATTGTAAAATATCACGAAATAACCGAAGAGTTGTCCAAGATAACCAGACAGAGTGAAATGTGGCCCATACTCAGAGCAGCGCTCAAGATTCGGCGAAAGTTGTACCGTAAAAAACTCGATGCGCTGATATTCGACCACTACTCGCTTGTGAGTCTTCTCCCGGCCGCCAGTGAGGGAATCTCAGAACCAGAAACTGAAGAAGAGGTCAACGAGGAGGAGAGACAGTTTCGCCTGGAGGAGattagagagaaggagagaaagaggattgataaggcgaagaagaagagagacgaTCTGATGgcaaaaggaaaattgaaacctGCCCTGACTGAAAGAGAAAAGGCCGATCTCTTCCACGGAAAATACGACGAGATAAGCAGGGAGCGGTCCAGGATAGCCAAGTGGAAGGATATCTGGCCCGGGTGCCCCCCTCTGATGATTCGGCAAGCACTCTGCGATAGGAAACTCGACAGACTCATACTCGACTACTACTCGTACCTGAGGCCTCCTAGTATGAGCGAGGAGAGAAGATCAAGCGCGTCTGGACCTGGACATTCAGGCACTGAAGAGGAGGGAGAAATCGTCCCAGACTCGACCGAAGGCGCTGCAGCCACAGAAGAGGAGAGCGAGGAACATCGACGactgagagaagaggaagaaatgcagaaagaggaACTCGACCGAAAAGTGCGCGATTTCGCCCTAGAAatgataagagagaaagaaaagaggagaaTAGAGAAGATGGGGAAGAAGAAAGCTCGTCTGGAAGCGAAGGGGAAACTGCGAAGGCCTCCCTTAGGGAACGAGCGCAAGGCGGAGATCTGTCGTGAAAAGTACGACCAAATAAACAGACAGCTTTCCAGGATAGCCTGGTGGAAGTTTCACTGGCCCTGCACTATGCCAGCGCTGTTGGTCTGGAAAAAGGTGTACGATAAAAAGCTCGATGAGCTGATAATAGATCATTATTCTTACCTAGCGCCTTTTCTGACCGCGGAAATCGGATCAACAGCACAGGTGTCGGACCTGAGGAGCAACACACCAGAATCAGCGGGGAAGGCTGAGGAAGACGTCGTAGCCAAGGAGGAAAAACAGCATAACAGGGAGGAAAAAAGGCATGACACGGAGGAAAAACAGCGTGACGCGGAGGGAAAAAAGCGTGACGAGGAGGAAAAACAGCATGACAGGGAGCTACAGACACGCCTGGAAGAAATAAGACAGGAGGAAAAGTGGCGGATAcaaaagatgaagaggaagagagatgatTACATAGGTAAGGGAAAATTGAAAAGGCCTGATCGAAGTGACACTGAAATGGCAGAGCAGTTTCTAGAGAAGTACGGCGAACTGCGCAGTAGAATTTCCAGCATGGCCATGTGGGAGGAGGCCTGGCCCTGTTGCATTCTATCGCTGACATTTAGGCAACTCAAATATCACAGGAAACTCAACAAACTGATTCTTGAATATTTCATCTATCTAAGGTCTCCTGCCACGGATTCCAGAGAGCTATACAGCTCTGGGACAGGATCACATGAGATGCAAATAGGGGATGAGAAAGAGTTTCCATCTACAGACATCTGGGAAGGAGGAGGTCGAGCAACGTCTGAGT CGAGCAAAACTCCAACGGAAGTATCGCAGAAACAACATATGTCAGACTCTATGATCAAAACTCCAACGGAAGTGTTGCAGAAAGAACAGGTGTCTGACTCAACGAGCAAAACTCCAACGGAAGTATCGCAGAAAGAACAGGTGTCGGACTTGAAGAGTAAGACTCCAACGGAAGTGTCTCAGAAAGAAACG GTGTCAGACTCTACGAGCAAGACTCCAACGGAAGTGTCGTTGAAAGAACAGGTGTCGGACTCTACGAGTAAGACTCCATCGGGAGTGTCTCAGAAAGAACATGTGTTGGACTCTACGAGCAAAACTCCAACGGAAGTATCGCAGAAAGAACAGGTGTCGGACTTGAAGAGTAAGACTCCAACGGAAGTGTCTCAGAAAGAACAGGTGTTGGACTCTACGAGCAAAACTCCAACGGAAGTATCGCAGAAACAACATATGTCAGACTCTATGATCAAAACTCCAACGGAAGTGTTGCAGAAAGAACAGGTGTCAGACTCTACGAGCAAGACTCCAACGGAAGTGTCGTTGAAAGAACAGGTGTCGGACTCTACGAGTAAGACTCCAACGGGAGTGTCGTTGAAAGAACAGGTGTCGGACTCTACGAGCAAGACTCCAACGGGAGTGTCGTTGAAAGAACAGGTGTCGGACTCTACGAGTAAGACTCCAACGGAAGTGTCGTTGAAAGAACAGGTGTCAGACTCGACGAGTAAGACTCCAACGGAAGTGTCGTTGAAAGAACAGGTGTCGGACTCTACGAGTAAGACTCCAACGGGAGTGTCTCAGAAAGAACAGGTGTCAGACTCTATGAGTAAGACTCCAACGGGAGTGTCTCAGAAAGAACAAGTGTTGGACTCTACGAGTAAGACTCCAACGGAAGTGTCTCAGAAAGAACAG GTGTTGGACTCTACGAGCAAAACTCCAACGGAAGTGTCACAGAAACAACATATGTCAGACTCTATGATCAAAACTCCAACGGAAGTGTTGCAGAAAGAACAGGTGTCGGACTCGACGAGTAAGACTCCAACGGAAGTGTCTCAGAAAGAACAGGTGTCAGACTCTATGAGTAAGACTCCAACGGGAGTGTCTCAGAAAGAACAAGTGTTGGACTCTACGAGTAAGACTCCAACGGAAGTGTCTCAGAAAGAACAGGTGTTGGACTCTACGAGCAAAACTCCAACGGAAGTGTCGCAGAAACAACATATGTCAGACTCGACGAGTAAGACTCCAACGGAAGTGTCGTTGAAAGAACAGGTGTCGGACTCGACGAGTAAAACTCCAACGGAAGTGTTGTTGAAAGAACAGGTGTCAGACTCGACAAGTAAGACTCCAACGGAAGTGTCTCAGAAAGAACAGGTGTTGGACTCTACGAGCAAGACTCCAACGGAAGTATCGCAGAAAGAACAGGTGTTGGACTTGAAGAGTAAGACTCCAACGGAAGTGTCTCAGAAAGAACAAGTGTTGGACTCTACGAGCAAAACTCCAACTGAAGTATCGCAGAAAGAACAGGTGTCTGACTCAACGAGCAAAACTCCAACGGAAGTATCACAGAAAGAACAGGTGTCGGACTCAACGAGCAAAACTCCAACGGAAGTGTCTCAGAAAGAACAGGTGTCTGACTCAACGAGCAAAACTCCAACGGAAGTATCACAGAAAGAACAGGTGTCGGACTTGAAGAGTAAGACTCCAACGGAAGTGTCTCAGAAAGAACAAGTGTTGGACTCTACGAGCAAGACTCCAACTGAAGTATCGCAGAAAGAACAGGTGTCTGACTCAACGAGCAAAACTCCAACGGAAGTATTACAGAAAGAACAGGTGGACTTGAAGAGTAAGACTCCAACGGAAGTGTCTCAGAAAGAACAGGTGTTGGACTCTACGAGCAAAACTCCAACGGAAGTATCGCAGAAACAACATATGTCAGACTTTATGATCAAAACTCCAACGGAAGTGTTGCAGAAAGAACAGGTGTCAGACTCTACGAGCAAGACTCCAACGGAAGTGTCGTTGAAAGAACAGGTGTCGGACTCTACAAGCAAGACTCCAACGGAAGTGTCGTTGAAAGAACAGGTGTCGGACTCGACGAGTAAGACTCCAACGGAAGTGCCGTTGAAAGAACAGGTGTCGGACTTGAAGAGTAAGACTCCAACGGAAGTGTCTCAGAAAGAACAGGTGTTGGACTCTACGAGCAAGACTCCAACGGAAGTATCGCAGAAACAACAGATGTCAGTCACTATGAGCAAAACTCCAACGGAAGTATTACAGAAAGAACAGATGTCGAACTCTACGATCAAAACTCCACCGGAAGTGTTGCATAAAGAACAGGAGTCGAGCGCTACGAGCAAAACTACAACAGAAGTGTTGCAGAAACAACAGATGTCGGAATCTACAAGTAAAACTCCAATGGAAATGTCTCAGAAACAACAGGTGTTGGAATCTACGAGCGAAGCTCCAATGGAAGTATCGCAGAAACAACAGGTGTCGAACTCTTCGAACAAAACTCCACTAGAAGTATTGCAGAAACAACAGGTGTCAGACTCTACGAGCGAATCCAACAGAAGTGTTGCAGACACAACAGATGTCGGACTCTACGATCAAAACTCCAATGGAAGTATTGCAGAAACAACCGTTGTCAGACTCGACGAGCGAAACTCCAACGAAAATGTCACAGAGACAACAGAGTTTGAAGCTGAAAGGCAAAACTAA
- the LOC135213971 gene encoding mucin-2-like isoform X1, giving the protein MENEGLRTENVDLQLENVDLRMENVDLRIENVDLRMENVDIQMEHDELRQHFRKEGRLNCDLVEQKNFGGHDQPAQIEKVLVSDKIPVVGNICEGGSVSDRPPGMSIGIPRANPQDSTTSNDELKGQKPRYSEIQKARQINNTLLALTENSRDESNSILNDSRPLLKDTEHESQRPPPPPSPPEEEEEPKDVKEKERVSRETQLERIRMREKDRIEKMKGKRGGLKGRKIKSVPFLNDSERAEELIVKYHEITEELSKITRQSEMWPILRAALKIRRKLYRKKLDALIFDHYSLVSLLPAASEGISEPETEEEVNEEERQFRLEEIREKERKRIDKAKKKRDDLMAKGKLKPALTEREKADLFHGKYDEISRERSRIAKWKDIWPGCPPLMIRQALCDRKLDRLILDYYSYLRPPSMSEERRSSASGPGHSGTEEEGEIVPDSTEGAAATEEESEEHRRLREEEEMQKEELDRKVRDFALEMIREKEKRRIEKMGKKKARLEAKGKLRRPPLGNERKAEICREKYDQINRQLSRIAWWKFHWPCTMPALLVWKKVYDKKLDELIIDHYSYLAPFLTAEIGSTAQVSDLRSNTPESAGKAEEDVVAKEEKQHNREEKRHDTEEKQRDAEGKKRDEEEKQHDRELQTRLEEIRQEEKWRIQKMKRKRDDYIGKGKLKRPDRSDTEMAEQFLEKYGELRSRISSMAMWEEAWPCCILSLTFRQLKYHRKLNKLILEYFIYLRSPATDSRELYSSGTGSHEMQIGDEKEFPSTDIWEGGGRATSESSKTPMEVSKSKTSMDVSQKEQVLDSTSKTPTEVSQKQHMSDSMIKTPTEVLQKEQVSDSTSKTPTEVSQKEQVSDLKSKTPTEVSQKETVSDSTSKTPTEVSLKEQVSDSTSKTPSGVSQKEHVLDSTSKTPTEVSQKEQVSDLKSKTPTEVSQKEQVLDSTSKTPTEVSQKQHMSDSMIKTPTEVLQKEQVSDSTSKTPTEVSLKEQVSDSTSKTPTGVSLKEQVSDSTSKTPTGVSLKEQVSDSTSKTPTEVSLKEQVSDSTSKTPTEVSLKEQVSDSTSKTPTGVSQKEQVSDSMSKTPTGVSQKEQVLDSTSKTPTEVSQKEQVLDSTSKTPTEVSQKQHMSDSMIKTPTEVLQKEQVSDSTSKTPTEVSQKEQVSDSMSKTPTGVSQKEQVLDSTSKTPTEVSQKEQVLDSTSKTPTEVSQKQHMSDSTSKTPTEVSLKEQVSDSTSKTPTEVLLKEQVSDSTSKTPTEVSQKEQVLDSTSKTPTEVSQKEQVLDLKSKTPTEVSQKEQVLDSTSKTPTEVSQKEQVSDSTSKTPTEVSQKEQVSDSTSKTPTEVSQKEQVSDSTSKTPTEVSQKEQVSDLKSKTPTEVSQKEQVLDSTSKTPTEVSQKEQVSDSTSKTPTEVLQKEQVDLKSKTPTEVSQKEQVLDSTSKTPTEVSQKQHMSDFMIKTPTEVLQKEQVSDSTSKTPTEVSLKEQVSDSTSKTPTEVSLKEQVSDSTSKTPTEVPLKEQVSDLKSKTPTEVSQKEQVLDSTSKTPTEVSQKQQMSVTMSKTPTEVLQKEQMSNSTIKTPPEVLHKEQESSATSKTTTEVLQKQQMSESTSKTPMEMSQKQQVLESTSEAPMEVSQKQQVSNSSNKTPLEVLQKQQVSDSTSESNRSVADTTDVGLYDQNSNGSIAETTVVRLDERNSNENVTETTEFEAERQN; this is encoded by the exons ATGGAAAATGAAGGCCTACGAACGGAAAATGTGGACCTACAATTGGAAAATGTGGACCTACGAATGGAAAATGTCGACCTGCGAATTGAAAATGTCGACCTACGAATGGAAAATGTGGACATACAAATGGAACACGATGAACTTCGACAACACTTTCGGAAGGAAGGACGACTAAACTGTGATTTGGTGGAGCAGAAGAACTTTGGAGGGCACGACCAACCTGCGCAGATAGAAAAGGTTCTGGTCTCTGACAAAATTCCTGTTGTGGGAAATATCTGTGAGGGAGGGAGCGTGAGTGATCGACCACCAGGAATGTCGATCGGGATCCCTCGTGCTAATCCGCAGGATTCGACGACGTCGAATGATGAATTGAAAGGGCAGAAGCCCAGGTACTCTGAAATTCAGAAGGCGAGACAAATTAACAATACTCTGTTGGCACTGACCGAAAATAGTAGAGATGAAAGCAACAGCATCTTGAACGATTCAAGGCCACTTTTGAAAGACACAGAACACGAGTCTCAgaggccaccaccaccaccatcacctcctgaagaagaagaagagccgaAGGACGTCAAGGAAAAGGAACGAGTTTCCCGAGAGACTCAGCTGGAAAGAATAAGAATGCGAGAAAAGGACAGGATTGAGAAGATGAAGGGAAAGAGAGGCGGTTTGAAAGGGAGAAAGATAAAAAGTGTGCCTTTCTTAAACGACAGTGAAAGGGCGGAGGAACTCATTGTAAAATATCACGAAATAACCGAAGAGTTGTCCAAGATAACCAGACAGAGTGAAATGTGGCCCATACTCAGAGCAGCGCTCAAGATTCGGCGAAAGTTGTACCGTAAAAAACTCGATGCGCTGATATTCGACCACTACTCGCTTGTGAGTCTTCTCCCGGCCGCCAGTGAGGGAATCTCAGAACCAGAAACTGAAGAAGAGGTCAACGAGGAGGAGAGACAGTTTCGCCTGGAGGAGattagagagaaggagagaaagaggattgataaggcgaagaagaagagagacgaTCTGATGgcaaaaggaaaattgaaacctGCCCTGACTGAAAGAGAAAAGGCCGATCTCTTCCACGGAAAATACGACGAGATAAGCAGGGAGCGGTCCAGGATAGCCAAGTGGAAGGATATCTGGCCCGGGTGCCCCCCTCTGATGATTCGGCAAGCACTCTGCGATAGGAAACTCGACAGACTCATACTCGACTACTACTCGTACCTGAGGCCTCCTAGTATGAGCGAGGAGAGAAGATCAAGCGCGTCTGGACCTGGACATTCAGGCACTGAAGAGGAGGGAGAAATCGTCCCAGACTCGACCGAAGGCGCTGCAGCCACAGAAGAGGAGAGCGAGGAACATCGACGactgagagaagaggaagaaatgcagaaagaggaACTCGACCGAAAAGTGCGCGATTTCGCCCTAGAAatgataagagagaaagaaaagaggagaaTAGAGAAGATGGGGAAGAAGAAAGCTCGTCTGGAAGCGAAGGGGAAACTGCGAAGGCCTCCCTTAGGGAACGAGCGCAAGGCGGAGATCTGTCGTGAAAAGTACGACCAAATAAACAGACAGCTTTCCAGGATAGCCTGGTGGAAGTTTCACTGGCCCTGCACTATGCCAGCGCTGTTGGTCTGGAAAAAGGTGTACGATAAAAAGCTCGATGAGCTGATAATAGATCATTATTCTTACCTAGCGCCTTTTCTGACCGCGGAAATCGGATCAACAGCACAGGTGTCGGACCTGAGGAGCAACACACCAGAATCAGCGGGGAAGGCTGAGGAAGACGTCGTAGCCAAGGAGGAAAAACAGCATAACAGGGAGGAAAAAAGGCATGACACGGAGGAAAAACAGCGTGACGCGGAGGGAAAAAAGCGTGACGAGGAGGAAAAACAGCATGACAGGGAGCTACAGACACGCCTGGAAGAAATAAGACAGGAGGAAAAGTGGCGGATAcaaaagatgaagaggaagagagatgatTACATAGGTAAGGGAAAATTGAAAAGGCCTGATCGAAGTGACACTGAAATGGCAGAGCAGTTTCTAGAGAAGTACGGCGAACTGCGCAGTAGAATTTCCAGCATGGCCATGTGGGAGGAGGCCTGGCCCTGTTGCATTCTATCGCTGACATTTAGGCAACTCAAATATCACAGGAAACTCAACAAACTGATTCTTGAATATTTCATCTATCTAAGGTCTCCTGCCACGGATTCCAGAGAGCTATACAGCTCTGGGACAGGATCACATGAGATGCAAATAGGGGATGAGAAAGAGTTTCCATCTACAGACATCTGGGAAGGAGGAGGTCGAGCAACGTCTGAGTCGAGCAAAACTCCAATGGAAGTATCGAAGAGCAAAACATCAATGGATGTGTCTCAGAAAGAACAGGTGTTGGACTCTACGAGCAAAACTCCAACGGAAGTATCGCAGAAACAACATATGTCAGACTCTATGATCAAAACTCCAACGGAAGTGTTGCAGAAAGAACAGGTGTCTGACTCAACGAGCAAAACTCCAACGGAAGTATCGCAGAAAGAACAGGTGTCGGACTTGAAGAGTAAGACTCCAACGGAAGTGTCTCAGAAAGAAACG GTGTCAGACTCTACGAGCAAGACTCCAACGGAAGTGTCGTTGAAAGAACAGGTGTCGGACTCTACGAGTAAGACTCCATCGGGAGTGTCTCAGAAAGAACATGTGTTGGACTCTACGAGCAAAACTCCAACGGAAGTATCGCAGAAAGAACAGGTGTCGGACTTGAAGAGTAAGACTCCAACGGAAGTGTCTCAGAAAGAACAGGTGTTGGACTCTACGAGCAAAACTCCAACGGAAGTATCGCAGAAACAACATATGTCAGACTCTATGATCAAAACTCCAACGGAAGTGTTGCAGAAAGAACAGGTGTCAGACTCTACGAGCAAGACTCCAACGGAAGTGTCGTTGAAAGAACAGGTGTCGGACTCTACGAGTAAGACTCCAACGGGAGTGTCGTTGAAAGAACAGGTGTCGGACTCTACGAGCAAGACTCCAACGGGAGTGTCGTTGAAAGAACAGGTGTCGGACTCTACGAGTAAGACTCCAACGGAAGTGTCGTTGAAAGAACAGGTGTCAGACTCGACGAGTAAGACTCCAACGGAAGTGTCGTTGAAAGAACAGGTGTCGGACTCTACGAGTAAGACTCCAACGGGAGTGTCTCAGAAAGAACAGGTGTCAGACTCTATGAGTAAGACTCCAACGGGAGTGTCTCAGAAAGAACAAGTGTTGGACTCTACGAGTAAGACTCCAACGGAAGTGTCTCAGAAAGAACAG GTGTTGGACTCTACGAGCAAAACTCCAACGGAAGTGTCACAGAAACAACATATGTCAGACTCTATGATCAAAACTCCAACGGAAGTGTTGCAGAAAGAACAGGTGTCGGACTCGACGAGTAAGACTCCAACGGAAGTGTCTCAGAAAGAACAGGTGTCAGACTCTATGAGTAAGACTCCAACGGGAGTGTCTCAGAAAGAACAAGTGTTGGACTCTACGAGTAAGACTCCAACGGAAGTGTCTCAGAAAGAACAGGTGTTGGACTCTACGAGCAAAACTCCAACGGAAGTGTCGCAGAAACAACATATGTCAGACTCGACGAGTAAGACTCCAACGGAAGTGTCGTTGAAAGAACAGGTGTCGGACTCGACGAGTAAAACTCCAACGGAAGTGTTGTTGAAAGAACAGGTGTCAGACTCGACAAGTAAGACTCCAACGGAAGTGTCTCAGAAAGAACAGGTGTTGGACTCTACGAGCAAGACTCCAACGGAAGTATCGCAGAAAGAACAGGTGTTGGACTTGAAGAGTAAGACTCCAACGGAAGTGTCTCAGAAAGAACAAGTGTTGGACTCTACGAGCAAAACTCCAACTGAAGTATCGCAGAAAGAACAGGTGTCTGACTCAACGAGCAAAACTCCAACGGAAGTATCACAGAAAGAACAGGTGTCGGACTCAACGAGCAAAACTCCAACGGAAGTGTCTCAGAAAGAACAGGTGTCTGACTCAACGAGCAAAACTCCAACGGAAGTATCACAGAAAGAACAGGTGTCGGACTTGAAGAGTAAGACTCCAACGGAAGTGTCTCAGAAAGAACAAGTGTTGGACTCTACGAGCAAGACTCCAACTGAAGTATCGCAGAAAGAACAGGTGTCTGACTCAACGAGCAAAACTCCAACGGAAGTATTACAGAAAGAACAGGTGGACTTGAAGAGTAAGACTCCAACGGAAGTGTCTCAGAAAGAACAGGTGTTGGACTCTACGAGCAAAACTCCAACGGAAGTATCGCAGAAACAACATATGTCAGACTTTATGATCAAAACTCCAACGGAAGTGTTGCAGAAAGAACAGGTGTCAGACTCTACGAGCAAGACTCCAACGGAAGTGTCGTTGAAAGAACAGGTGTCGGACTCTACAAGCAAGACTCCAACGGAAGTGTCGTTGAAAGAACAGGTGTCGGACTCGACGAGTAAGACTCCAACGGAAGTGCCGTTGAAAGAACAGGTGTCGGACTTGAAGAGTAAGACTCCAACGGAAGTGTCTCAGAAAGAACAGGTGTTGGACTCTACGAGCAAGACTCCAACGGAAGTATCGCAGAAACAACAGATGTCAGTCACTATGAGCAAAACTCCAACGGAAGTATTACAGAAAGAACAGATGTCGAACTCTACGATCAAAACTCCACCGGAAGTGTTGCATAAAGAACAGGAGTCGAGCGCTACGAGCAAAACTACAACAGAAGTGTTGCAGAAACAACAGATGTCGGAATCTACAAGTAAAACTCCAATGGAAATGTCTCAGAAACAACAGGTGTTGGAATCTACGAGCGAAGCTCCAATGGAAGTATCGCAGAAACAACAGGTGTCGAACTCTTCGAACAAAACTCCACTAGAAGTATTGCAGAAACAACAGGTGTCAGACTCTACGAGCGAATCCAACAGAAGTGTTGCAGACACAACAGATGTCGGACTCTACGATCAAAACTCCAATGGAAGTATTGCAGAAACAACCGTTGTCAGACTCGACGAGCGAAACTCCAACGAAAATGTCACAGAGACAACAGAGTTTGAAGCTGAAAGGCAAAACTAA